Within the Polaribacter pectinis genome, the region GAACCATCTTGTGCTGTAATTCTGAATTCTATTTTTCCTTCAACTGGAATGGTTACAATAAAATCATAAGCTTCTGCAATGGCTATAAATGTTTTATTCTTTTTAACAGGTACGACATCTAATCCATCCGCAGAAACTAATAGTGGATCTTGACCACCAAAGGTCATCCAAAAAGAAGTTGAAGCCCCTCCATCAATAATTCGTAATCTTACTTTTTCTCCTGGCTTAAATTCTGGGTACTCAATGCTTTCTTCTCCATTAATTAAAAAATCTGGGTAATATAAATCTGCTATATCTGCTCCTTGCATACGTTGTCTCCAAAAATTAAGCTGTGCACCAAATGCACCACGAGCTATGACTTTATTTAGCGGTGTAGATGTACCTTTTTTAATACCATACCATTCATTACCTCGTTTTAAATTTCGAAGCACGCTCATTGGTTTTTCATTTGTCCAATCAGATAACATCAAGACTAACTCCTTGTCATAGTCTAAGACTTTTTCTTTAGGTTGAATAACAATGGAACCATAAACACCACTTTGTTCTTGTAACATCGTGTGAGAATGATACCAATAAGTACCAGATTGTTTTATTAGAAATTCGTATTTCTGTGTATGCCCAGGTTCTATAGGTGGTGTATTTAAGTATGGAACACCATCATAAAAATTTGGCAATAAAAGGCCGTGCCAATGCACAGAGGTTTCTACACTCATTTCATTTTTTACATAAATAACAGCATATTCTCCTTCTGTAAACTCTAAAGTTGGACCAGGAATTGTTCCGTTTACAGTCATTCCCATAACGTCTTTACCAGCTTTATTTACAGTTGCTTCACGCAAAGTTATTGTGTGTTCTCTTACTGGAAGGTTATTTATATTTCCTTCTGTTGCTTGTTTCTCTTGAGCAAAAACAATGGTAGTTAAAGCAATAAGAAAAATTGAAATTATTTTAGTTTTCATTTTATTATTCATTATTATAAGTAATCAAAGTTACTACAGAACAAAAAGGTGTATTATTCTAATTATGGTTCATATTTATACAATTTGGTCTAAAGGTTTTCTATTCCAAGTTTGTAATTTTTTATAATCTGTCATTGTAATTCCTGTGCTATTTTTAAATTGTTTAGCCAAATGACTGCTATTTTTATAATTTAAACTGTATGCTATTTCAGAGAAATTTAATTGATTTAACTGTATGTATTCTTTTACTTTTTCAATTTTAAGGTTTATAAAATATTTCTCAAGTGTTATGCCTTCGGATTTACTAAAAGACTTACTCAAAAAAGAATAGGTTTTCCCCAATTCATTTGCTAATTCAGAAAGTATATAATCTGTATCATTTATATCTATATGCTTAATAAGTGCAATTTTAATTTTTTCAATCAGTTCTACAGAAGTCTCTTTTATAAGTTCAAAACCTTCTTTTTTTAATGCTCCTTCAAGTTTGATAAAATTGTTGTTTATATTTTCTTCAAATACTACTTTACCAAGTTCTATAGATAAAACCTGAAACCCTTCATTATTAAATGTTTGACTAACAACTGTTTTACAACGATTACAAACCATATTTTTTATATTTAATGTTTGCATCATCTTAATTTGTTAAATAATTAATAATTGTTGATTGTATGTAATATTTTCTAATAGACTCTACTTGATTTAGTTGAAACTTTAATTGCAATTCCTGAATGTCTAAAACATCATTGAAATCTATTTTTCCTGTTTCGTAGCTCTTCATTAGAATGTCCTGAGCATTTTTTGCTTGTTTTAAATTTTTTGATTGTGTTTTGTAACTAATACGAGCTGAAACTCTATCATTAACAGCTTTATCTAAACGAGTTATAAGTTTATTAAGACGTTCTTGCTTTTGTGATAATATCTCTTCCTGTTGTAATAGATTTTGTTTTGTTTTCGATTTGTATTTGTTGTTGAATATTGGAATTGATATAGACACCATTGGCATTATAATATCTTTACCATTGTCGCCAAAATCTAAATTTGGGCGTTTTTCTACATTTATATAATCTAATCCAAAACCAATCATTGGACTGCTCTCTTTTTGGTTTAACAATTCAGATTGTTCTACAGAATAATAAAGCTTATCGAATTTTAATAACTCTGGATGTAACTCCAAAACTTTCGAATTATCCTCAAAAGATTCTGAAGGAATTGTTAACTCATTAATAACAGTAACTTTTACTGCTTTCTCACGATTTAAGAGTTTGTTAAAAACAGTCTGTTCTGCAATAAATTGTTGAATCAAAACATCTAGTAATTGCTGCAATTCGTTTTGACGCATTTGTAATCTTAAAACATCAACTACAGAAGCATTACCAACTTCAACCGATGTTAAAGCTAATGTTTCGTAGGTTTTTAATAATTCTATATTTTCTATCAATACTTTTTGTTTCGCTTTGTTAGCATACAAATTGTAATACGATTGTGATACAGAAGTCATTAATTTGCGCTTTGCAATTACAATATCTTCATACTTTGCTTTGGCTAATGAACCTACATAATTCTCACGAGCAGCAATCGTGTTAAACCAAGGTATCATTTGCTTTGCAGATACCTTAAAGCGTTGAGCACCTGTTCTTGTTTCTGGTTCACTAACAAAATAACCTACACCAAATTCAGTATTCGGAATTGTATTCACTTCATTTATTTTTTCTGAAGCAATTTTATACCTCAATTCAAATTTTTGAATTTCTGGATTATTGGCCAATGCTATTTCTATAAGGCTTTCTAACTGTTGTGCTTTTACAGACACAGAAACAAATAGAACGAATATTAAAATTTTTATATGTTTCATTTTGCTGATTTTTTAAGTTGAATTTCAGCTTTCCAGCTGTATAGTACAGGAACAACAAATAAGGTAATTAGAGCAATTAACATTCCTCCAAAACTTGGAATAGCCATAGGAATCATAATATCACTACCACGACCTGTTGAGGTTAAAACGGGTAATAATGCTAAGATTGTTGTAGCTGTAGTCATCAAACAAGGTCTGATTCTTTTTTCTCCAGCTTCTACAATAGATGCTCTAATTTCTTTTTTGTTTTTAGGTGTATCTCTATCAAAAATTTGAGTTAGGTATGTTGCCATTACAACACCATCATCCGTAGCAATACCAAACAGGGCTATAAAACCTACCCAAACGGCTACACTCAAATTAATTGGGTGCATTTGGAATAGTTCTCGTAGATTCTCACCAAAAAAATTAAAGTTTAAAAACCAACCTTGACCATATAGCCATATCATTATAAAACCACCTGCAAAAGCAACTGCAATACCTGTAAAAACCATTAAAGATGTTCCGACTGAACGAAACTGGAAATACAAAATCAGAAATATAATTGCTAACGCAAGAGGAACAACTACAGACAATGTTTCTTCTGCTCTTAATTGATTTTCATAGGTTCCTGTGAATTTGTAGTTAATACCTTTTGGTACAATTAGCTCACCATTATCTATTTTTTCTTGAATTAGTGCTTGTGCATTTTCTACTACGTTTACCTCTGCAAAACCATCTAACTTGTCAAATAAAACATAACCTACCAAAAAAGTATCTTCACTTTTAATTACTTGTGGTCCTTGTTCATATCTAATAGTAGCAACTTCACTTAATGGAATAGAACTTCCTTTTGCAACAGGTATGTAAATTTGTTTTAAATCTTCTGGATTGCCACGTAATTCTCTAGGATATCGAACACGAATACCATAACGTTCTCTACCTTCAACAGTTTGGGTTAATACCATACCACCAACAGCTACTTTAAGAACGTTTTGGACTTCTTCAATAGTAATACCATAACGTGCTATTTTCTCTCTATCTATATCAATCAATAAATAAGGTTTACCAACAATACGATCTGCAAAAACGGCTTCTTGTTTAACACCTTCAGCTTGCTTTAAAATATCTTCCAATTGAATGCCAAAATCTTCAATTTGTTTTAAATCTTGCCCTTTTACTTTTATTCCCATTGGTGCACGCATACCAGTTTGTAACATTACCAAACGTGTTTCAATAGGTTGTAATTTTGGAGCAGAAGTAACACCAGGAAGTTTTGTTACTCTAACAATTTCTTTCCAAATATCATCAGGTGATTCAATTTTTGGACGCCAGTTTCTATAAAATTCCCCATCATTATCTTCAACTAATTGAGAGCTTTTAATACTACTGAAAGTAGTATTCTCAGAATTGTTTGGGTTTGCTATGAATTGACCATTTTTTAAAGCGAATAAACCTTCTTCATTTACTTTATATCGTTGTCTTTTTCCGTTCTCATTCAATGCGTATTCTGATTTGTATTGAATAACGTTTTCATACATTGATAATGGAGCAGGGTCTAAAGCAGATTCTGTTCTACCTGATTTACCAACAACCGTTTTTATTTCTGGAATAGTTGCAACAGCCATATCTAATTGTTGCAATACTCTTTTATTCTCTTCAACACCAGAATGAGGCATTGAAGTTGGCATTAAAAGAAATGAACCTTCATTTAATGATGGCATAAATTCTTTACCTGTATTTTTCATAATGAAAACACCTGCAATTACGATAGCAGTAGGAACAGATAAGAATAATAATTTATGATCTAAACACCACTTTAAAATACGGGTATAAAACTTTATGAATAATGAGAAAAGACCTAGTAAACCAAAACAAATAATACTTACAAAAATGAGGTTCCAAAAGATACTTTTATCAACTCCTAATGGTCTCCAATATTCTGCTAATAGAATTACAATTGCTGAAACAGAAATAATGATATTAACAAGGTTTGCTTTCTTTTCATTTATTTTTTCTTGAAGTTTTAAAACTCCAGTAATTCCAAACCCTATTAAGATAATTCCTAACCAATAGCCATATAACATCGCTATAAAACCGACAATTATTAGGATGCTATTTACTATATAATTAAAACTCTTTTTCACGGTTTTCTTTCTGAATAAAAATGCTGCAAAAGGTGGAATTAAAAATAAGGCAACAATTATAGAAGCCGTTAAAGCAAAGGTTTTTGTAAATGCTAATGGTCGGAAAAGTTTTCCTTCTGCACCAATCATTGTAAATACAGGTATGAAACTGATAATTGTTGTCATTACTGCTGTAATAATCGCACCAGAAACTTCTGCGGTTGCATTATAAACAACTGTATTTATGGGTAGTGTTCCATCATCTTCATCTAGGTGACGAATAATATTTTCTGAAAGTATGACGCCGACATCAACCATCGTTCCAATAGCAATTGCAATACCTGAAAGTGCTACAATATTTGCATCTACATTAAAAAGTTTCATCGCAATAAATACCATTAACACAGCAACAGGAAGTAGGCCAGATATTAGAATTGAAGCTCGAAGATTAAAAACCATAATCATAATCACCAAAATTGTTATTAGAATTTCTAATGTTAAAGCTTCGTTTAACGTTCCTAAGGTTTCTTGGATTAGTTCTGTTCTATCATAAAATGGAACAATAGTTACTTGTGAGGTTCTACCATCTGCTAACACTTTAGAAGGTAAACCTGCACTTAATTCGTTAATTTTTTCTTTAACGTTATTAATAACTTCCATAGGATTTGCTCCATACCTTGCTACTACAACAGCACCAACAACCTCAGCACCTTCCTTGTCTAATAATCCTCTACGAGTTGCAGGACCTAAGGAAACTTTTCCTATATCTTTAATTTTTATAGCCGTAAAGTTTTCTGAAGTTACTACTGCATTTTCAATATCTGAGATTGATTTTACATAGCCTAAACCACGAACTAAATATTCAGCTTGATTGATTTCTAACGTTTGAGCACCAATATCTTTATTACTTTGTTTTACAGCTTTTACCACTTGACTTAAAGTGATATTATACTGTCTCATTAATTCAGGATTGACATCAACTTGATATTCCTTTACATATCCTCCAATAGAAGCTACTTCAGAAACTCCACTGGCAGATGATAAAGCATATTTTACATAGTAGTCTTGAATACTACGTAACTCTTGTAAATCCCAACCACCAGTAACATTTCCTTTTTCATCACGACCCTCCAAGGTGTACCAAAATATTTGACCTAAACCTGTTGCATCTGGACCCAAAGCAGGGTTTACACCTTCGGGTAATAATCCGCTAGGTAATGAATTTAGTTTTTCTAGAATTCGACTTCGACTCCAGTAAAACTCAATATCTTCTTCAAAAATGATATAGATACTAGAGAAGCCAAACATAGAAGAGCTACGTATGGTTTTTACTCCTGGTATACCTAATAATGAAGTTGTTAGTGGATAGGTAATTTGGTCTTCAATATCTTGGGGAGAACGACCATCCCATTTGGTAAATACTATTTGTTGATTTTCGCCAATATCGGGAATGGCATCAACAGCAACAGGGTTACTTGGTAAAAATCCTGTGTCCCAATTAAAAGGCGCATTTACAGTTCCCCATCCTATAAAAAGAATAAGTAATAGAACTGCTACGAGTTTATTTTCTATTAAAAATTTTATACTTTTATTTATCATTTGTTTTGATAATTAAACAATTAGACAATGGTGTTTGGAAAAAACACCGAATACAACAAATTATCCTTATAACTATGCAGTTATAGGACAATACGGTCTATTGTTTAAAAATCAAATTAAATAACTCTCGTCAATCTTGTAGATTTGATTCGTGACGATAGGTGGGACGTATTCTTCAAAAGAAGATACATTTTTATCTAAACCTTCAAATAAGTTTATATAAGAATAAATGAATGAAGCAATAAACACTTTTTGCTCAAAAGAAATTTTATCTACTGAAGATTGAAGTTCATCTTGAGCATTTTTTACAATTTGTTGATCACTGCAACAGTCTATTTTTAAACTGGAACAATCAGACAAAGAAGATGTGTTTTGAACTTCCATACCACAAGAAGTGGCTTTTTCAAAAATAGCTGTATCCACAAGGGTATCACCACAATAATGTTTTGTGATTGCAAATGAAGTTGTAGAAAATAAAACTACAAACGACATTAAAATAGCTAATATTTTATGAGAAAATTCTTTCATTCTAACCACAAAGGTACAATAATGAAATAAAAAAGATTAAATTTTATGTTAAAAAAAAGAACAACTCACTTTGTTTGACTATTTATTGATTTTGAGACTTGTAATCTTTATACACTGATTTTTCTAATTTATTTCTTAATGAAGCCATATCATCACTAACTTTTCTTTCGATAACTTTAGCATAAATTTGAGTAGTAGCAATTTTAGTATGTCCTAATAATTTTGAAACAGTTTCTATTGGAACACCATTGCTTAAGGTAATAGTAGTGGCAAAAGTATGTCTAGCAATATGGAATGTAAGGTTTTTCTTTATTCTACATAAATCTGCAATTTCTTTCAAATAAGAATTTAATTTTTGATTTGAAATGTTAGGAAATAGCGTTCTAGTTTTCTTAGTTTTAATGTGACCATTATATTTGTTAATTAACATTTCTGCTATTGGTAGTAGAGGTATTTTTACTTTATTATGTGTTTTTTGTCTGTAAGTAATAATCCACCTACCACCATCTATTCCTAAAGCAATATTATCCTCATTTAATTGCATAACATCAATATATGATAAGCCAGTATAACAACTAAAAATAAACAAATCTTTGACTAGGGTTAATCTTTCTATGCTAAATTCTTTTTCTATAATATCTTGCAGCTCATCTTCTCTTAAAAATTCACGTTCATTTTTAATATAAGTAGGCTTGAACTTTATGAAAGGGTCTTTTTCAATCCATTCCATTTTATAAGCTAATGTTACCATTTTACGAAGTCTTTGAATATGTTTCATAACTGTATTGTTTTCCATTTGTTTTTGATGGTCTTCAGGAGCATAAGAGCGAAGGAACTTTTCAAAGTCAACTATAAAACGATACGTTAATTGTGATAAATAGACATCTTGAATTTTCCTTTTCTTTGTTAAAAATAACTTGATGTATTTTTGAGTTGTAAAGTAATTTTTTAAAGTACCGTAGGTTAAAGATTCACTCATTTGGGTGTTATGATAATCAACTAATGTTAGTAATGAGTATTCTTCATTATCTTCTCCTAAAAAACGAGCTTTGATACTTTGAGAACAAATGAAAGCTTTTTCTTTTACTAATTCTTGATGGGCTTCATAGATTCTATTTTTTACATTATCTAAATAACGATTTAATAATCGAGAATCTTGTTTAGTTCCCCTAGCTCTTCCTTTGTTAGAATTCCATTCAGAAACTGTTACTTTTCTTTTTAGGCTAATATTAGCTCTTTTACCATTTACTGTTATTCTTGCGTAAACTGAAACAAGATTATTTTTAGCACGTGAAGCATTAACCCAGAATAATAGGTTGAAATTGGTTTGTGGTTGCATAGTTGTCGTCTTTTAATTAAACATTCATTTAAGACGAAAGTCAAATCAACTATTTCAATTACAGATTTTTAAGTTTTCATTCGGTTCACACTTTTGGTTTTTAAAAGTGTGAACCGAATTGTTAACCGAATTAAATCATTTTGATTCAATTCTTATGATAGCCTAAAAACTACAAAACCTTGTAAATCATACGATTTACAAGGTTTTAGTTTCTATTGGTATTACTTTTAGTCGGGGTGGCAGGATTCGAACCTGCGACCTCCTCGTCCCAAACGAGGCGCGATGACCGGGCTACGCTACACCCCGAAAATAGTCATCAATTTAAGGACTGCAAAGATAGAATAATATTTATATATTGTATTAAATTTTTATAATTTAATTTCGATTTAAAATGAAATATTCTTATCTCTTATTAATCAGTTTTTTAATGTTGTTTTCTTCTTGTTATTCACAAGAATCAAAAGATAAAACCTATGAAATTATTATTACGGATATCGATATTCCATGGGGATTTACTTTCTTGCCAGACAATTCAATATTAATTACTGAAAAAGAAGGACATTTAATTCATTTTAAAGATGGAAAAAAGATTGAAATTAAAGGAATGCCAGAAGTTACGTTGCGTGGTCAAGGAGGTTTGTTAGATATAGAATTGCATCCAAATTTTAAAGAAAATAATCGAGTTTATTTTACATATGCTTCCTCTGAAGGTGAAGGAAAAGGAGCAAATACTGCTTTAATGAGTGCCGAATTGAAGGATAATAAACTCATCAACAAAAAAGTTTTATACAAAGCAACACCAAATAGTAGAAAGGGACAACATTTTGGCTCTCGAATTGTTTTTGATGCACAAAATCGTGTGTATTTTAGTGTTGGAGATAGAGGAAATAGAGATGAGAATCCGCAAGATATTACCAGAGATGGTGGTAAAATTTATAGATTAAATGACGATGGAACAATTCCTGAAGACAATCCGTTTGTAAATGAAGAGAATGCTAAAAAAGCAATTTTTAGTTACGGACATAGGAATCCTCAAGGAATGGAAATAAATCCGTTTACGAACGAAATTTGGTCTCATGAACATGGTCCAAAAGGTGGTGATGAAATAAATATTATAAAAAAAGGAAAAAATTATGGTTGGCCAGTAATTAGTTATGGAGTTAATTATTCAGGATCAAAATTTACAGAAATCACTAAAAAAGAAGGCATGGAACAACCTTTACATTATTGGACACCATCGATTGCGCCAAGTGGAATGGCTTTTGTAAATTCTGATAAATATCCGAATTGGAAAGGTAATTTATTAGTTGGCTCACTAAAGTTTCAATATATTTCTAACTGTACATTAAAAGACGGAAAAGTGATAAACGAAGAGAAAATTTTAGAAGGATTGGGAAGAGTTCGTTCTTTGGAGCAAGGTAATGATGGCTATTTATATGCTGGAATTGAAGGTGTTGGAATTGTAAGAATTAATCCGTAATATTTATAAAATGAAGAATAATTTTCTTTTAGCATTTGTTTGTTTAATTTTTTTAAGCCTAATTATAGGTGGTAGTTCTTGTAAAAATGTATCTAAAGAAGAGCAAGAGTTAGTGTTTAAACAGAGTATAAAAAGAGGGAAAATGATTTATGCTGATATGTGTAAAGTTTGTCATTTACCATCTGGAGAAGGCAAGGTTAAAATATATCCACCCTTGGCAAAATCAGACTATTTAATGGAAAATAGAGAAGCTAGTATTCGTGCAGTTAAATATGGAATGAAAGGTAAAATAACTGTTAATGGTATTCGGTATAATAAAAGAATGTCTAAACCAGGTTTAGACAATGATGAGGTTGCAGATGTAATGAATTATATTACCAATTCTTGGGGAAATAAAAACGATAAAATGATTACTGAAAAAGAAGTCGAAAAAATTTCTAAAGAGTAATTTACTTCATTATAAACAATCTATAAGTTTTTGTTATTAACTAATTATAATTATTCATAGGGAAAAGTGGCATAAATAAATCTAAAAATATAGATTTGTAATCAAATTTTTCAATACTAATTATGTCAGAAAATATAGAAAAAATAAAATGCTTAATTATTGGTTCAGGACCTGCAGGTTACACAGCGGCTATTTATGCAGCAAGAGCAGATATGAAACCAGTAATGTATACAGGAATGCAAATGGGAGGTCAATTAACAACGACTACAGAAGTTGATAATTTTCCAGGTTATGCTGAAGGTACAGATGGAACTGCCATGATGGAAGATCTAAAAAAACAAGCAGAACGTTTTGGAACAGAAGTTCGTTTTGGATTGGTTACAAAAGTAGATTTAAGCGAAGAAGTTGGTGGAATTCACAAAATTATTGTGGACGAAAACAAACATATTGAGGCAGAAACTGTAATTATTTCTACAGGAGCAACTGCAAAATATTTAGGATTAGAAAGTGAACAACGTTTAATTGGTGGAGGTGTTTCTGCATGTGCAACTTGCGACGGATTTTTCTATAAAGGACAAGATGTAGTAGTGGTTGGAGCAGGAGATACTGCTGCAGAAGAAGCAACTTATTTAGCAAACATTTGTAGTAAAGTAACCATTTTGGTTCGTAAAGATTATATGAAAGCATCTAAAGCGATGCAGCATAGAGTAAATAAAACTAAAAATATTGAAGTTTTATATAATACTGAAATAGACGAAGTTTTAGGTACAAATGTAGTGGAAGGTGTTAGAGCAATAAATAACCAGACAAAAGAAACGCATGATATTCCTGTAACTGGAGTTTTTATTGCGATTGGACATACACCAAATTCCGACTTGTTTAAAGGAGTTTTAGATATGGACGAAACAGGTTATTTAATTACGAAAGGAAAAACGACAAAAACGAATTTACCAGGAGTTTTTGCTGCTGGAGATATCCAAGATAAAGAATACAGACAAGCAGTAACTGCAGCAGGTACAGGTTGTATGGCTGCTTTAGATGCAGAACGTTATTTAGGAGCTTTGGAGTAGGTTTCTTAAACTTGAAAGCAATAAAAAAAGAGATTACTTTTAAAGTAATCTCTTTTTTTATTTGAGTAATTTCTATTCAATAGAAATTTATAATTAAGCGTTTACAGAAGCTTTCATAGATTTTCTGTAAGTAAAAGAATTAAAAATATTTCTTTTACCGAAGTTATTCATAGATTTTGCATTTACAAATTTTCCGAATAAAATTTTACTTACACCAAAGTATTCGTAAGAATTTCCATCTGTAAAAGTAACTTCTAACAACATGCTTTTATGATGCCAATCTGCTACTTGAAACTCTGTAATTGTCTTTTTGTAAGCATCTAAATTTGCTTCTTTTGTTTCAGGAGCAATACTTACTAAAAAGTGGTAACCATCAATAATTTCTGTACTTTTAATTTCTGCTTCCTCTTTTTTGTCTTCTTCTAAAAATTTATCAGGATGCCATTCTTTAACTAAACCTCTGTAGGTTTTTTTAAGATCTTTTAAATCGATAGCTCCTTCTACGTTAAAAAGTTTTTTGTATTGTTTTATGCGCTTCATTTCGTTGTTTTCAAATTGCGTGCAAAAGTACTGATAAAAAAGAGATTAGCTATTTATTTTTTAGATAGTTTTATAAAAACGTACGAAAAGAAGAAAAAGAAAATAATATCGTTAATTCCGTAAATAGAATAGAAGATTCCAGCCATTATATCTTCGTCGAAAATTGGAGAAACATCATTCTTTAATCTCCAAAGAGCCCAAATAATCGCATAAATTAGTTTTTCAACAGCAAAAACAGCCACCAACCATTTTACTTTCGAATAACTTTTAGCTACAGAAATATAAGCAAAACCCCAAACAATAATCATTAATAAACCAAAATTAGACATTACTACATTGTCGTATTTCGGAATAAATTCGTTCGTAAAAAATCTTGATAGGATTAAAACAGCAACAATATTCGACAATCCAGATAAAATAAAACCTTTTGTAATGGTATTTTTCATAGTTAAAATTTTAAAATATTGATTTTATTCTAAAAATGAATC harbors:
- a CDS encoding helix-turn-helix domain-containing protein gives rise to the protein MMQTLNIKNMVCNRCKTVVSQTFNNEGFQVLSIELGKVVFEENINNNFIKLEGALKKEGFELIKETSVELIEKIKIALIKHIDINDTDYILSELANELGKTYSFLSKSFSKSEGITLEKYFINLKIEKVKEYIQLNQLNFSEIAYSLNYKNSSHLAKQFKNSTGITMTDYKKLQTWNRKPLDQIV
- a CDS encoding TolC family protein — protein: MKHIKILIFVLFVSVSVKAQQLESLIEIALANNPEIQKFELRYKIASEKINEVNTIPNTEFGVGYFVSEPETRTGAQRFKVSAKQMIPWFNTIAARENYVGSLAKAKYEDIVIAKRKLMTSVSQSYYNLYANKAKQKVLIENIELLKTYETLALTSVEVGNASVVDVLRLQMRQNELQQLLDVLIQQFIAEQTVFNKLLNREKAVKVTVINELTIPSESFEDNSKVLELHPELLKFDKLYYSVEQSELLNQKESSPMIGFGLDYINVEKRPNLDFGDNGKDIIMPMVSISIPIFNNKYKSKTKQNLLQQEEILSQKQERLNKLITRLDKAVNDRVSARISYKTQSKNLKQAKNAQDILMKSYETGKIDFNDVLDIQELQLKFQLNQVESIRKYYIQSTIINYLTN
- a CDS encoding efflux RND transporter permease subunit, giving the protein MINKSIKFLIENKLVAVLLLILFIGWGTVNAPFNWDTGFLPSNPVAVDAIPDIGENQQIVFTKWDGRSPQDIEDQITYPLTTSLLGIPGVKTIRSSSMFGFSSIYIIFEEDIEFYWSRSRILEKLNSLPSGLLPEGVNPALGPDATGLGQIFWYTLEGRDEKGNVTGGWDLQELRSIQDYYVKYALSSASGVSEVASIGGYVKEYQVDVNPELMRQYNITLSQVVKAVKQSNKDIGAQTLEINQAEYLVRGLGYVKSISDIENAVVTSENFTAIKIKDIGKVSLGPATRRGLLDKEGAEVVGAVVVARYGANPMEVINNVKEKINELSAGLPSKVLADGRTSQVTIVPFYDRTELIQETLGTLNEALTLEILITILVIMIMVFNLRASILISGLLPVAVLMVFIAMKLFNVDANIVALSGIAIAIGTMVDVGVILSENIIRHLDEDDGTLPINTVVYNATAEVSGAIITAVMTTIISFIPVFTMIGAEGKLFRPLAFTKTFALTASIIVALFLIPPFAAFLFRKKTVKKSFNYIVNSILIIVGFIAMLYGYWLGIILIGFGITGVLKLQEKINEKKANLVNIIISVSAIVILLAEYWRPLGVDKSIFWNLIFVSIICFGLLGLFSLFIKFYTRILKWCLDHKLLFLSVPTAIVIAGVFIMKNTGKEFMPSLNEGSFLLMPTSMPHSGVEENKRVLQQLDMAVATIPEIKTVVGKSGRTESALDPAPLSMYENVIQYKSEYALNENGKRQRYKVNEEGLFALKNGQFIANPNNSENTTFSSIKSSQLVEDNDGEFYRNWRPKIESPDDIWKEIVRVTKLPGVTSAPKLQPIETRLVMLQTGMRAPMGIKVKGQDLKQIEDFGIQLEDILKQAEGVKQEAVFADRIVGKPYLLIDIDREKIARYGITIEEVQNVLKVAVGGMVLTQTVEGRERYGIRVRYPRELRGNPEDLKQIYIPVAKGSSIPLSEVATIRYEQGPQVIKSEDTFLVGYVLFDKLDGFAEVNVVENAQALIQEKIDNGELIVPKGINYKFTGTYENQLRAEETLSVVVPLALAIIFLILYFQFRSVGTSLMVFTGIAVAFAGGFIMIWLYGQGWFLNFNFFGENLRELFQMHPINLSVAVWVGFIALFGIATDDGVVMATYLTQIFDRDTPKNKKEIRASIVEAGEKRIRPCLMTTATTILALLPVLTSTGRGSDIMIPMAIPSFGGMLIALITLFVVPVLYSWKAEIQLKKSAK
- a CDS encoding HYC_CC_PP family protein, which produces MKEFSHKILAILMSFVVLFSTTSFAITKHYCGDTLVDTAIFEKATSCGMEVQNTSSLSDCSSLKIDCCSDQQIVKNAQDELQSSVDKISFEQKVFIASFIYSYINLFEGLDKNVSSFEEYVPPIVTNQIYKIDESYLI
- a CDS encoding site-specific integrase; translated protein: MQPQTNFNLLFWVNASRAKNNLVSVYARITVNGKRANISLKRKVTVSEWNSNKGRARGTKQDSRLLNRYLDNVKNRIYEAHQELVKEKAFICSQSIKARFLGEDNEEYSLLTLVDYHNTQMSESLTYGTLKNYFTTQKYIKLFLTKKRKIQDVYLSQLTYRFIVDFEKFLRSYAPEDHQKQMENNTVMKHIQRLRKMVTLAYKMEWIEKDPFIKFKPTYIKNEREFLREDELQDIIEKEFSIERLTLVKDLFIFSCYTGLSYIDVMQLNEDNIALGIDGGRWIITYRQKTHNKVKIPLLPIAEMLINKYNGHIKTKKTRTLFPNISNQKLNSYLKEIADLCRIKKNLTFHIARHTFATTITLSNGVPIETVSKLLGHTKIATTQIYAKVIERKVSDDMASLRNKLEKSVYKDYKSQNQ
- a CDS encoding PQQ-dependent sugar dehydrogenase, which codes for MKYSYLLLISFLMLFSSCYSQESKDKTYEIIITDIDIPWGFTFLPDNSILITEKEGHLIHFKDGKKIEIKGMPEVTLRGQGGLLDIELHPNFKENNRVYFTYASSEGEGKGANTALMSAELKDNKLINKKVLYKATPNSRKGQHFGSRIVFDAQNRVYFSVGDRGNRDENPQDITRDGGKIYRLNDDGTIPEDNPFVNEENAKKAIFSYGHRNPQGMEINPFTNEIWSHEHGPKGGDEINIIKKGKNYGWPVISYGVNYSGSKFTEITKKEGMEQPLHYWTPSIAPSGMAFVNSDKYPNWKGNLLVGSLKFQYISNCTLKDGKVINEEKILEGLGRVRSLEQGNDGYLYAGIEGVGIVRINP
- a CDS encoding c-type cytochrome; amino-acid sequence: MKNNFLLAFVCLIFLSLIIGGSSCKNVSKEEQELVFKQSIKRGKMIYADMCKVCHLPSGEGKVKIYPPLAKSDYLMENREASIRAVKYGMKGKITVNGIRYNKRMSKPGLDNDEVADVMNYITNSWGNKNDKMITEKEVEKISKE
- the trxB gene encoding thioredoxin-disulfide reductase, translated to MSENIEKIKCLIIGSGPAGYTAAIYAARADMKPVMYTGMQMGGQLTTTTEVDNFPGYAEGTDGTAMMEDLKKQAERFGTEVRFGLVTKVDLSEEVGGIHKIIVDENKHIEAETVIISTGATAKYLGLESEQRLIGGGVSACATCDGFFYKGQDVVVVGAGDTAAEEATYLANICSKVTILVRKDYMKASKAMQHRVNKTKNIEVLYNTEIDEVLGTNVVEGVRAINNQTKETHDIPVTGVFIAIGHTPNSDLFKGVLDMDETGYLITKGKTTKTNLPGVFAAGDIQDKEYRQAVTAAGTGCMAALDAERYLGALE